One Echinicola strongylocentroti DNA window includes the following coding sequences:
- a CDS encoding AraC family transcriptional regulator, producing MKPLLFKIAKTNEEAVRILQEDYPYFYDKWHYHVETQIMVIVEGEGTYFIGDAIGHFKAGDIFILGSNLPHFFRSEQQYYQGLSTLHSKNISVLFALESMGERMLDLPEFFAVRKLLERSKRGLMLEGDMRKKMFDAAHVMAGKEGLERIIYLFDQLHSLSISNELRALSHVNFEPGPLPSDTKKINGVIRFIMENFSKEITVSDAANVANLSIQAFCRYFKLHTRKTFSQFLNEIRIGHACKLLIEDGYSKKEIAFQSGYDNISYFNRQFKQITSLTPSEYARAHRINHNQAS from the coding sequence ATGAAACCTTTGCTGTTCAAAATCGCCAAGACCAATGAAGAAGCTGTACGGATTTTACAGGAGGACTATCCTTATTTTTATGACAAGTGGCATTACCATGTGGAGACCCAGATCATGGTGATTGTGGAAGGGGAAGGTACTTATTTTATCGGTGATGCCATTGGCCACTTTAAAGCAGGGGACATTTTTATCCTTGGATCTAACTTGCCCCATTTTTTTAGAAGTGAGCAGCAGTATTATCAAGGGCTTTCCACCCTGCATTCAAAGAATATTTCGGTGCTTTTTGCTTTGGAATCCATGGGGGAGCGAATGCTGGATCTTCCGGAGTTTTTTGCCGTGCGAAAGCTATTGGAACGCAGTAAACGGGGGCTGATGCTAGAGGGAGATATGAGAAAAAAGATGTTTGATGCTGCCCATGTCATGGCAGGGAAAGAAGGTTTGGAGCGTATTATTTACCTGTTTGACCAGCTTCACAGTTTATCGATAAGCAATGAACTTAGGGCACTGAGCCATGTTAATTTTGAGCCTGGCCCATTGCCTTCCGATACCAAAAAAATCAATGGGGTGATTCGCTTTATCATGGAGAATTTCTCTAAAGAGATTACCGTTTCGGATGCCGCCAATGTAGCCAACCTCAGCATTCAGGCTTTTTGTAGGTACTTTAAACTGCATACAAGAAAGACTTTTTCTCAGTTTCTAAACGAAATAAGAATTGGGCACGCATGCAAGCTCCTGATAGAAGATGGATATAGTAAAAAGGAAATAGCCTTCCAAAGTGGCTATGATAACATTTCTTATTTTAATAGGCAGTTCAAACAAATCACTTCCCTGACTCCTTCTGAATATGCGAGGGCTCATCGGATCAATCATAATCAAGCCAGTTAA